In Gossypium hirsutum isolate 1008001.06 chromosome D01, Gossypium_hirsutum_v2.1, whole genome shotgun sequence, the genomic window ttgatctttagcggcgcttaataaaaaacgccgctaaatccccgcaTGCCCggaaaacgacgtcgttgggccgaggtttttgcggcgctttataGAAATCGCCGCTAATGCTTTTTCTTCAACGGCGTTTTccgtaaaacgccgctaatgattgATCTGGAGCGGCATTTGTTATCCAAACGCCGCTAGAAACgctgctaaaagcctgttttggtgtaatGCTAATTATTACATagcataattaaaattcaactaaCATGTCAAAACTCATAATTAAATATCACCTTAATATTCAACTCATGTCTCAAGATTTTAATAACTAGCTTAAACCAAAAAAAATGTCATATACGTGTAACTTTAATATTTCATTCGATTGCAAGCTCAATTCATGCTCCAATATaatcaatttcaaatataaaaattatacacatcaaatatccattcaaaatcacataaactcaacttaaacaaaatgatcatggataactcattttttttaaaccaaaccaaacctGTATAACCAAGATACACCCAAACATATTATCAATACAACCCGAATCAAATTATCCTACACTTCCAAAATTTATAAACATTCAACTCAATTAATTACCAattccatacatatatatttatatatatcatctcattcACCATATTATCAACAAAACATAGCTACCGTATACTACATATAAATAAGCCATAGccgaaattataaaattaaacacttaatcaagaacccataaaacaaaaaccaaaacaaatactAATGATTAAAGACAAGCcatttttcgcatggctatatatacatacaagtcccaaaatcaattatttcatccagactatacatgccataagctcaaattttaacttagtaaaataccgaagaaaacagtcgatagtgtgataggcttgttgatgatccccgagctcgtaacacgattccaaaatctataaaaccgaggtaaacaaaaacacacataataagctattaaagcttagtaagtcataagcagaaattcatatatgtatttatatattaatacttattccatcattaagttaaaataaaccaAAGATCCTAATATTTTGTACCATATAACGCTTTAATAAAATCACATTAAATTTTCAGATAAACAAAccatatggccaaatacacataaatatttagcaaagccaaatattcaataaatcattatgccaaaatatGCTTACACTCAAATGGGTAACTCATACtctatatttcatttgaaactattatcaatttaaaaataatcaacttaccttaaCACTAATTAAGCAAATGGCTAacacatacctgaataatttagctTTCTTAACACCTTTATTTGCTTTTATTATTGCTCACATAAGATTTATAGAACATAGAGCCTTGTATAAAACACCGGCATAatgcctgctaggcacaaagcccgatacatttcaccggcacaaagcctgctagacataaagtctgaagtAATTCACCGGCATCAAGCTTGCTAGGCATTAAGCCTGAAAATCTCAGATACAAAGATGATCTTTTGTATAATTTACAACATTAAAATTCAGTTCAAAGAATTTGTAACCTATATTCGAACCACAcacatatgtatgtaaaattcatacattaaattCAGCTCAAGAACTTTATAACCTAATTTGAACcacatatgtatataaaattcgTACATTAATTTCAGCTCAagaactttaaatatatatattcgaaccgtatgtgcatatatatatataaaattcataatattaAGTTCAACTCAAAGAACTTGTATCATACAttcaaactttatatatataattcataactTTAAATTCAACTCAAGAAATTAAATCTTACATTCGAACTACATATCCatgtaaattctactattagtttcATATCATTGAACTTAAAGCATACTTagataatatacatataatttataccATTAATATTAACCTCCCAAAATCAAtttctatgttcggctatcacatagaaaaatcatcaagttttattcaatttatatacttttagttCCAGCTTACTAAATGTATGatagatatatttatataaattccaatttaataacatttaaattgctattagacttacctcggatatcgacggacacagtcgactactcgactacttttgacttcccccgatccaatttcgttttcttcgtttctcgatctaaacatattaaaaattaactcttttattcaataattcatttagtttagtccaaaaacacacaaatgggaaaattaccaatttgcccatgacatttcacactttttacaatttagtctctatttcaaaaaaaatacaaaattaacaaaCTTTCATTGTACCATAGCTTAGCCGAATATTCAATAAGCTCATGTAAGTCCATGCAtgacatatatttcacattttagtccctcaatttacacttttcttaatttagtccttaatacacatttttattaaaaattactaattaaaacatgaaaatctaacaacatatattttttttccatcatctaacaacaaaaacaacaagctctcttcaatggcatatcacaaaatacacaaccaattcaaaaattcaagcatgagctttaaagataacttagcaacgatatcaaaaacgtaaaaattatcaaaaatcaaaacaaaactaaccttgaattaagcttgtaaattggccgaacctagcttatgtttttctctttttgttttctttagtttcggtcataagaagatgaagaataatgaattatattttgatataatttaacatatattaacatattactagtttacttatttaatctttgtttataaatttatatatacctTATAATACAAGGTCATTCTTGACCAATACCACCCACTTACTTACTAGTGGGCTAATAACCTATTAAGGACTCCATATTAAAAAGGCATTAGCAATTTAACACTTTACACATTAACTAGCCTTTTTTTTTTACGCGAtcaagtcctttttctttaattaagcactcaaaccataatattaattcacgaaactttcacacatgcaaattcacacataataaacaccaaaaaaaatactaaaatatttttcagactcggatgtgtggtcccgaaaccactattccgattagagtcaaaccgggttgttacagaaACCATTGCTACTAAACCAGAAGGGAGTGATTCTGATAGTGATGGTTCAAACAATGCTAGAGGAGCCCAATCAGATTTTACGACGTATGAACCTCCACCCTACATGCTTATTGTCGACATTGATGCTAAAAATGGGTTAGGATTTCCAGAACTTCCTCATAGAAGACTGAGTCGTGTGAGTTCTACAAATTTTGACAATTTACAAGTTGGAATGGAGTTTTCCTCCAAAGATGTTGCTACAATGAAGATGTATAACATGGAGCCACATTAAATGTAccagattttgagatttatttggcATTAGAAGACTCCCGATCAAACCTCAGTATGAATGCTCGAACGAATTGTTGTCTTTTAACCGCATTAGAAGATTGTCGAGATGTGAGAAATTATCTTCTAACCGTTTCGTATCTATTTGTTTACTACTAAACTCTCCCGACACATTACTAATAGTTGGTGGCAAATTGCGCCCCAATCAGCAACACGCACTACCCCAAAACGATGGACACATCAACGATAGACCGAGTTGTAATGTCTCATCCtcgagtgtaattgtacactcaTCGCACGAAAGATGGAATATGTTTGTCTAGGGTCTCTATCTTTCCAGCAAAGCATTGATAAGTGCAGGCTCCAATTTAGCCTCGCTGAGCATGCGTGACACATTTAAGAATCCCGCATCTTCCAAGTACTTTTCAATAACACGCATTATTCTCACagttaaattgtgtatatatgttttgATAATCCAATGTCCGTCctgattatataaacataaaaatatatattaacaacttaataatgatattaattaaaataaaattgaacatCGAAAATGTGTTTGTAATCTAAACAAATTAAAGGCATTGACatttttaaaatgatgaaaatcgAATAAAACCTAAGAAATTACAAACAATTAGGTTAGAAAATTGAGAGATTAggatagaaaattaaaaataaaagaattgagaGTGAGTTGAGAGAATAGATGAATAAAGActaaatgaaaaaattgaaagtatAGAGTGTATATAtaggaaaattttttaattgttgGGGAATTTTTTTCAATAGCTATTGGTCGCAATAGTTAGAAAATCAACATCCTTAATTTTCTTAGGCGATCCAAcagataacatatatatatatttgatttttgatttaaATAAATCGCATTGGGTGCTACATGTAAAATCACGCCCTATAAGCACGTCCAACAAAGCACGCTTTTGGAATGACATCCACATCTTACCAAAAGGCCTATttcactaaattaaaaaaaatctaaaaccctAAATAACTTTTAAAACTGACTTATATGCTTAATTTTTCCAACTTTTTAATCTTTACTAATGagtcaaattaaataaatgtataaagattaaaaaatgaatttattatcatatattgtatataaacaccaaatcaaacatttaactgtacaaatttaacaaaaaactGTTTGCTCCCTCACCTAACATCCAAATGCAAAGCAAGGTATAATAAAACGATTTAGGTACTTTTGCCGAAAAGCAGCTTATCCATTTCTTCATCATgattatatgtaaatatttatcCACTCCATGTCTGCAACTTTTGTGTTCCTTGTTTGAATTATGTCGAGTTAAGAGCTAATCAAGCTTTAACCATCAACTAAAATCATCCTATATGATAATACAAAATCCCAAAACAGGCTGCCATTTATATTAAGTTAAATATCAACTAAATTCCAAGTACAAAAAAAACATGCAGCTCAAGGTATATGATAATACTGTTGAATTAAGACACAACTTCACTACTTGAAAATTCATACTAAAAGTGTAACCACTATCACAATCTCAAAATCTCCTGAAAATGGTGAAAGAAAGGTTAAAAAAAGGGACATTTGATCTGAAATATGAAATCTCAAGTAACAAAACTTTAGGCAGCTCCCTTTCCCTTCCTTCTCTGGATCTTCTTCATGTAGAACTCCAGTTCTTTGCCTTCCAAGATATACCTGTAAAACCCATTTCACACATTAGAATAAGTGGTATAATAGTGTTATTGTCACTTGTCCTGTCCTACTTATCCTCCAAGAGATTAGTGAAAGGAATTTATCAGCTGTCTATAAATAATTCCTTTAACAAAGCAATTGTGCATTACAATGGTAAAAGTCAGGAGGTTACATACCCGTCAGCACGGCCGCACTGACCAGGCCGTGAAGAGATACAAGCCAGTAAACGACCACTACTGAATTGATCCTCAATATGTGGGTCGAGCTTGCGGTTCTGCTGACGCTTTTCCAACTTCCTTAAGACATGTTTGCTCTTCTTCGCCTCCTCAGCAACAGTTTCACCTTCCTATATACAAAATGAAGCAAAACATTGTAAGATTCAATGCCCTCAGATTATGGTCAAGTGAACTTTGTAACTGACACCGAAATATTAAAGAAAGACACAGCAAAATAACTAACACTTACAAAAACAATTAACTCGACAACAAAGGAACTAATCTATTATTGAAGCAATAACATCCAGGtgaaaaagaatatttaaaaaaattcctcCTACCTCTCCATCTTTCTTGGTAGCTGCTGCAAGTGTTTTCTTCTTGCGACCAAGGTCGACACCATAGTGCTGGAGATACCATTGCTTGAATGGAGCAGCATCAACTTGAACAATAGCACTCTTCACCAAAGTTTGAGTACGAACAAGCTCATTGTTAGATGCATTGTAGACCACATCCAATATTCTGGTTTTACGAGTCACAGCTTCACTTCCCCATGAGTAGTTTCCAGTGTCGAGCCTCAGAGCGCGCCACTTCACATTTCCACCACGAACCCTAATCCTCCTGACTGTCTTGTTGCTTGACAACTTTGTGTTTGCTGGTTGCCTTCCAAGCTCATACCTTATAAAAAACAAACCATCAATAAGGTAGGACAAACTAAGATTGAAAACCAAGTCAAACAACCCAATAGTATAATAGATGAAGTGGATTAGATCTCTAGCCTCCAATAGCATAGTTTACGATAATGAAATGGTGAGCAAGTTAAATAATTTACCCAAAGAAAATAAACCCCGATAAAGCTCAATAAAATTTCTCCAAAATCCTCATCTGACAATAAAATGAAGCTAAATCTAAAACGAAAGGCCTAAAATGGAATATCAGTTCAAGTAAATTTCAAGAacaaaaactgattttttttcaataatccTTAATCAACTTTCTAAGCAACCAACCAGATCAAAAAATGATAAAGAAAAGGTCATCAAAGGATTAATAAGAAACAGGAAAAAGAAGGGTTTTGCAGATTACTTTCTCTTCTTCCTCCAAGCCTTCTTTTTGCCACCTGTGGCACGCCTCTTGTGCATCGAATCACGAGAAATACCTAtcagaaaatttaaaattgaacacCATTAAGCAAGAAAATCAAGCAGAAAACTACATCATTTAGAAGATATTAATGAACAAAAATCATATGAATTTGAGAAATACCCATTTTGGCTGAAAGCTCAAGCCTTTTAGCAGGGGGAAGAGCGGGAGGGGGTTGAAGCAAATctgtgaagaaaaaaaaagctagGATTCAGAAGCAGTGACAGGCGGAAGTTAGAGCCCGCATATACACAAAAACCCTAGTTTTTGTTTAATTACCATAATGTCCTAATTTGGGTTGGGTTATTGTTAGGGTAAAAAGTAATCATGGGTAAATTAGATTAATGCTTTCTTGGCCCAATAAAATGTTTGCATTCATGATTTTATCCCTTAGAAAGCCCAACCATTATTGgatgttatatttgaaatttgGGTAAAATAAATCTTGACTTTAAAATAGGGtttattctattttaatcattttaatttatttttttaaatttagtcactctaaataaaataattgtttaaacTAGTCGCTcccattaaattatatattatttactaaCGGATTGCTAATGTGACACATTAAcccattaaataataattacagcATGACgatttttttttccaaactcCAACAATCCTTCTctattcttctatttttctttctcaatttataTTTATAGGCTATCAAAGAAAGGATATATAAATAGGTCAAACCTTAAAACTTATGTAAATTAAGAATGAGATTAGATGGATAGTGGGGTGCAGCGTAAtgtatttagcttactttttgtctcatgctatagtatctaatctcactgttATCGCTGTTTTTACTCTAATCACAACTAAATGCACCTCATATCCAAACTTACTTTAAAACTATTAACCAGGAGTTAGCATATTGTTTAAAATTTGTTCCATCAATTATAAGAATAAGTTAAAACTGTTGAAAAGGTTAGATAGCCTGCTCGACTCAATTTTCATATTGGCTCAATCAAActtgaattcaatttaaataataaaaaatatattttcaatatgttattaatttttgaatagtaaatttaatttttaaagggttGAATTATCCAAAAACGAGCCTAAacttaaaacaatttttaaaaaatgggaCTTCAATCCAACTCCCGCCATCAACACCTAATCTGAAATAAGCAGTAAAACATGTAAGGTATACTGTTACaactatatataaaacatataatatccCTAGGAACACTGTAATTTCTAATCTTGAAGGGCGCAACCAACCAACCACTCGTGACTTGCCTTCCTTTCATGGTGATTCATACTGCTACATGACTTTGTTGCCAGGCGCAACACAAAGAGCAAAGTAGGAAAAAGAAGGCCAAGTAAGATAACACCATGGATATCATCATTTGATAGCAAAACGTCCCCACATGGTTACACTGATTCTTCTCCATATCTACCGATATATCCCACCGCCGCGCATCCAGATGTCACCAGCCCCATAATCACCTGAAATCAATGTAGTGATAAAAGCCATATGATCAAAAGCAACAATTTGCTTACCAGATAGAAGTAATACTTCAGATCTGATCCCGAGAAGGCGCATTGAAAGTAAAACCCAGGGATTTAAATAGAGGTCCGTTATCgaaatagcggccgttatatagcaGTAGCGGCACCGTCCGAAACCGCTACTGCCGAAATCCGCTATACCCGCAATACACAATAAGTAATGTAAAATTCACGACCGCATAGCATCCGTTATGTCCGCAACCGCGATAAACGCAATgcgaccgaaaacgcgaccgcgaccgcaatttaaatccctggtaAAACCTGTAACATATCCACAAAGAAAATGgagatttaataaaattaatgaaGGAATGAAACCCAAAAATAGTGGGTGTTTGTTTATGTTAGAGGTACTCATGGCCTGCGTCCGGGTTCGggtcgggctcaactaaaaattcaagCCCATTTATTAGGCTCGgctcaaaaaatgggcctaaaattttatccaaactcGACctgaataaaaatactaaaacttggGCCCGACCTGGTctgcccatattaaatttttatataatttttatataatttttaaatatatatattatatcaaaaatactaaaaacatcaaaataaatatttcccaacaaattgaaaataaattttaaaaaatatgtagacttaaataacactaatataaatgcaacttaacaagtaaattcctctaaaataataacaaaattaataaatacctttaaaataataaccaaattaacaataaaataagttttattcaatatccaaataataacaataaaatagtagtaacataatagtaaaatggtagcaaaatagagaggaaacaacaagaaaataacattcaaaaacaaaaaaaaaagcaattttttttttcatttagtgaATTTGGGCCGGGCTGAGTTTAAGCCAAAAATATTTTACCTGAGGCCCGACCTATTTTTTAAACAgatcttatttttttgtccaatcctacttttcgggcctatatttttaacaaaatctTCTCATATTTTGAACGGGCCACCTGGTCTACTTTAGCTAATAGCGGACTGCCTCACAAACACATCAGATAGAGATAGAATTATCCAAAGtc contains:
- the LOC107922595 gene encoding 40S ribosomal protein S8, with the protein product MGISRDSMHKRRATGGKKKAWRKKRKYELGRQPANTKLSSNKTVRRIRVRGGNVKWRALRLDTGNYSWGSEAVTRKTRILDVVYNASNNELVRTQTLVKSAIVQVDAAPFKQWYLQHYGVDLGRKKKTLAAATKKDGEEGETVAEEAKKSKHVLRKLEKRQQNRKLDPHIEDQFSSGRLLACISSRPGQCGRADGYILEGKELEFYMKKIQRRKGKGAA